The Aneurinibacillus uraniidurans genome segment GTTTCCGTGAATTTATCGTCTCTTCACTTTAAAGATATACGTTGTGTCGAGATGATTCAGGAGGCGCTAGCGGCAACTGAACTCCCACCGGCTTGTCTGGAAATTGAGTTGACAGAAAGTGGTTTTATTGAAGAAGCAGATGCAGCTGTAGAAATTATGCATCAGCTCAAGGAGCTTGGTGTAAGCATTGCCGTTGATGATTTTGGCACCGGGTATTCTGCTTTGCATTATTTAAAAAAATTCCCGCTCGATACTTTAAAAATTGACCGTTCTTTTATTCAGAATGTAACGTGCTCACAAGCAGACGAAGTCATTCTTCAGGCGATGATTGATATGGCCAAGAAACTTCAGTTAAAAGTTGTGGTCGAAGGTGTGGAGACGGAAGCGCAGCTTGCATATTTGCGTGAGCAGGAATGTGATGAGGTACAAGGATACCTGTTAAGTCGTCCGATTCCGGTACAGGAGCTTGAAACATTTTTAAGTGAACGTTCGACATGAGAATAAGTAACCTAAAAGAGCAGATCTATTATAGGTCAGCTCTTTTTTAGTTTCAGTAAAAAATTTATCGCAAAGCTTATCATTGACAATGATTATCAATCATACTAATATAAATAAATATGAAAATCATTATCAATTAAAAATAAAAGGGGTTATTTTATGCGGAAAGCAATAGGAAAGATTCATTTGGCTCTAAGCTTGCTAGCGGGAATATTTATTGTCCTAATTTCGCTCACTGGTAGCTTGCTTGTATTCGAGAACGAAATAAAACGGTTGTTTCAGCCAGAGCTTTATCACGTAAGCGCTGGTCCAGTTGTTTCGTATGAAAAAGCACTGATAGCCGTAAAAGAAGCACATCCGAAGGCAGATGTACAACGTGTGTACACACCGGATGAGGCGAGTACGGAAGGCGTGTATATTTTTCGGATAAAGGATGGGAAGTCAAGTTTTAGTGTGTATGTTGATCCAGGCACAGGTCAGCTTAACGGAGAAGAGGGAGACAAATCATTTTTTAACTGGGTTTTAGAGCTGCACCGCTATTTGCTGCTTAAAGATTTTAATGGTGCGGAGATTACGGGCATCATCGGCTTTTTGTTATTTTTTATTGCGGTATCAGGCATTTACTTATGGTGGCCGGGCATTCGGAACTGGATGCGTGGTTTTACATTTCGTCGTTCGCCCAACACGTTTGCGAAGCATTACAATTGGCATAAGGTGCTGGGGATCTGGTCTGTTCCGTTTTTACTCGTGGTCTCCCTGACAGGAGCCCTGTTTGAGTATGACGAAGCGATCTTTGGCTGGTTCGGGACAAAACCGTCTAAAAGTCCAGCGAAACAGATACTCGTATCGGTCCCGCTACCAGAAGGAAAAAAGCCGCTTGATGCGTTAATGCGCAGTGCGGAGCAGGCTGTGCCGGATGCGAAGGTGATTCAGGTTCGCATGCCAGCGAAGCCGAAAAAAGACCAGCCGGAAGGAGCGGTTGAAGTTCGGATGACACACGGGTATGATCCGGGTAACGGAAATGTGCGTGTCTGGCTTGATGCATACAGCGGACGAGTAATTGCGAAGCTTGATGAGAAGGTGGATAGTGGACTTACATACCAGACCTGGCATTTTCCTCTTCATACAGGTACATTTGGTGGTATCGTAACAAAAGTACTCTATGCAAGCGGTGGACTGATTTTGCCAGTGCTTGCGGTAACAGGTACATATATGTGGTGGTTTAAGCGCCGCAAGCGCAAGCAGAAACGAGAAAAAACAGAGCCGCAGGCAGCCTAGCCGTGAGAGATGGGAAGCGTTAAAAAGTTTCCCATCTCTTTACGATTTGTCTGCTGGAATTCCCCTTGTTGATCAGGTATGATGAAGGGATGAACAACGAACTAGAAAAACAGGGGGAGACCGTAAGAACATGAGTGTACTAACCGTTGAAGGATTAAGTCATACGTTCGGAGATCGAACGTTATTTAAAGATGTATCATTCCGTCTGCTGCCAGGCGAGCATGTAGGGCTTGTCGGTGCGAATGGCGTGGGGAAATCGACGTTGATGAATATTTTGACCGGGCAGATCGTGCGCGATGGCGGGAAGGTAGAATGGATGCCAAAAGTGCGCTATGGATATCTCGACCAGCACACCGTGCTGACGCCGGGCAAAACAATTCGTGACGTGTTAAAAGATGCATTCCTGCCGTTGTTAGAGCTTGAGCAAGAGTTGATGGTGATCTCCGAGAAGATGGCGGATGCGTCGCCGGAAGAACTTGAGAAGCTGCTTGAAGACATGGGAGACATTCAGGATCAGCTGGATGCGAGTGGATTTTATACGCTTGATGTAAAAGTGGACGAGATGGCGAATGGTCTAGGCTTAAACGCAATCGGACTGGATCGGGACGTTGCGGCACTTTCTGGTGGACAGCGGACGAAAGTGTTACTCGCAAAGCTTCTGCTTGAGAAGCCGACCGTACTTTTGCTGGATGAGCCGACGAACTATCTCGACGAAGAGCATATTGATTGGTTGAAAGGGTACCTTAAAGAATATCCGTTTGCGTTCATGTTAATCTCGCATGATACGGAATTTATGAATGATGTAGTCAATGTAATCTACCATCTTGAATTCTCGAAGCTGACGCGCTACAGCGCAACGTATGAGAAGTTTCTCGATATGGCTGATATGGCGAAGTCGCAGCATTTGAATGCGTATGAGAAGCAGCAGGAATACATTAAGAAAACAGAAGACTTTATTCAGCGCAATAAGGCACGCTATTCGACATCGGGACGTGCGAAAAGTCGTCAGAAGCAGCTTGAGCGACTCGATGTAATCGATCGCCCGGAAACAGCAATGAAGCCGACGTTTGCCTTCAAGGAATCGCGGGCGAGCGGCAAAGTTGTGTTTGAAGGCAAGGATCTTCAGATCGGGTATTCTCATGCTCTTCTACCGAGCCCGCTGAATATGACGATTGAGCGCGGGGAGAAAATTGCGATTGTCGGCTGCAACGGCGTCGGTAAATCCACGCTTTTAAAAACAATTCTCGGTAAGATAAAGCC includes the following:
- a CDS encoding PepSY-associated TM helix domain-containing protein, yielding MRKAIGKIHLALSLLAGIFIVLISLTGSLLVFENEIKRLFQPELYHVSAGPVVSYEKALIAVKEAHPKADVQRVYTPDEASTEGVYIFRIKDGKSSFSVYVDPGTGQLNGEEGDKSFFNWVLELHRYLLLKDFNGAEITGIIGFLLFFIAVSGIYLWWPGIRNWMRGFTFRRSPNTFAKHYNWHKVLGIWSVPFLLVVSLTGALFEYDEAIFGWFGTKPSKSPAKQILVSVPLPEGKKPLDALMRSAEQAVPDAKVIQVRMPAKPKKDQPEGAVEVRMTHGYDPGNGNVRVWLDAYSGRVIAKLDEKVDSGLTYQTWHFPLHTGTFGGIVTKVLYASGGLILPVLAVTGTYMWWFKRRKRKQKREKTEPQAA
- a CDS encoding ABC-F family ATP-binding cassette domain-containing protein, whose amino-acid sequence is MSVLTVEGLSHTFGDRTLFKDVSFRLLPGEHVGLVGANGVGKSTLMNILTGQIVRDGGKVEWMPKVRYGYLDQHTVLTPGKTIRDVLKDAFLPLLELEQELMVISEKMADASPEELEKLLEDMGDIQDQLDASGFYTLDVKVDEMANGLGLNAIGLDRDVAALSGGQRTKVLLAKLLLEKPTVLLLDEPTNYLDEEHIDWLKGYLKEYPFAFMLISHDTEFMNDVVNVIYHLEFSKLTRYSATYEKFLDMADMAKSQHLNAYEKQQEYIKKTEDFIQRNKARYSTSGRAKSRQKQLERLDVIDRPETAMKPTFAFKESRASGKVVFEGKDLQIGYSHALLPSPLNMTIERGEKIAIVGCNGVGKSTLLKTILGKIKPYSGTAYQGDFLHPSYFEQEVKAGNVTALDDVWNSFPSMNQHEVRGALARCGLKNEHINRPLNMLSGGEQAKVRLCKLLMDESNWLLFDEPTNHLDVVAKEELKRALTEYKGTVLLVCHEPEFYNDWVTRVWNVEEWAHQA